A stretch of Desulfitobacterium dichloroeliminans LMG P-21439 DNA encodes these proteins:
- a CDS encoding uroporphyrinogen decarboxylase family protein, translating to MESSSKSSKTKEILYQERLTRYLDAMQGKKPDKVPIRLQLSEFMAKYAGIELQEIYYDLDRNIEAADKILTDFDVDVTMGGPSLWWGALHDAVGAKYLKFAGRQLSPNQQFQFVEQEYMVPEDYDAFIENPTQWILDTFLPRIHTEFSDPGSFRANLALIKGSAGMVIANNKNQQAVTHWAKNYGMPMSVTGMVKAPFDTLGDTLRGLRGIMKDLRKRPEKVLAALEVLIAHNIYYGLATSEGDRVLPVFLPLHRGSYPFLNPHEWNTFYWPSLKKVIEGLWNQGKRTMFYAEGNWTPYLERILELPERSIVFHMDQTDSQQVKRILGSRFCISGNVPNSLMAYGSPEQVREYVKRLLHDYAADGGFIIDTAGIMQTDVKAENVIALIETTRKYGVY from the coding sequence ATGGAAAGTAGCTCAAAAAGTAGTAAGACCAAGGAAATCTTGTATCAAGAAAGGTTAACCCGTTACCTTGATGCGATGCAGGGCAAAAAGCCGGATAAGGTACCCATCCGTTTACAGTTGAGTGAATTTATGGCCAAGTATGCAGGGATAGAGCTTCAAGAAATCTATTATGATTTGGACCGAAATATCGAGGCTGCTGATAAGATTCTAACGGATTTTGATGTAGATGTGACCATGGGTGGACCGAGCTTATGGTGGGGCGCTTTGCATGATGCAGTCGGAGCAAAATACTTAAAATTTGCCGGCCGTCAACTTTCTCCTAATCAACAGTTTCAATTTGTTGAGCAAGAATATATGGTACCAGAGGATTATGATGCTTTTATTGAAAATCCGACGCAATGGATTCTGGATACCTTTTTGCCGCGTATTCATACGGAGTTTTCTGACCCAGGTTCTTTCCGGGCCAATCTGGCGCTCATTAAAGGGTCAGCGGGTATGGTTATAGCGAACAACAAAAACCAGCAGGCGGTAACTCACTGGGCAAAGAATTATGGCATGCCTATGAGTGTCACGGGGATGGTGAAAGCGCCCTTTGACACTTTAGGGGATACCCTCCGTGGTCTGCGAGGGATTATGAAGGATTTGCGAAAACGCCCGGAAAAGGTTCTCGCAGCGTTAGAGGTGCTCATCGCTCATAATATTTATTATGGACTGGCAACCTCAGAAGGAGATCGGGTACTTCCAGTTTTTTTACCGCTACATCGAGGGAGCTATCCTTTTCTAAACCCCCATGAATGGAATACCTTCTATTGGCCCTCCTTGAAGAAAGTGATTGAGGGCCTTTGGAACCAAGGGAAACGCACCATGTTTTATGCCGAAGGAAATTGGACTCCCTATCTGGAAAGAATTCTTGAATTGCCGGAGAGAAGTATTGTTTTCCATATGGACCAGACAGATTCCCAGCAAGTCAAGAGGATACTTGGCTCGAGGTTCTGTATCAGTGGCAACGTTCCAAACTCGCTGATGGCCTATGGCTCACCTGAACAGGTCAGAGAATATGTCAAACGACTCTTACATGATTATGCTGCAGACGGTGGTTTTATTATCGATACAGCGGGTATCATGCAAACCGATGTGAAGGCGGAAAATGTCATAGCGTTGATCGAGACCACTAGGAAATATGGGGTCTACTAA
- a CDS encoding GntR family transcriptional regulator, with the protein MIEEQSIDKNSVIPIYYQLAKLLEGQILSGELKPGEALPTETEIAGLFEISRMTVRRAISELTSAGMVHSQQGKGTFVSSPKLNNVVFELNNFNQEIKDFGLKLSTNLLGAHIVRADERLLKIFQLDNPNTRLLYFRTVLSAEDERLAYERKYIIYTKSKPILETNLMDPTLSGLVTANNDVLPVSTKKILQVSITTKEEASILGIGSNAPVFVVEETLFDLENKPVGWSKSIYRGDRYQLTGYDGWLRKDNHGGMNLG; encoded by the coding sequence ATGATTGAAGAACAATCCATAGATAAAAATTCAGTGATCCCTATTTACTATCAGCTTGCCAAGCTCTTGGAGGGACAAATCCTCAGCGGAGAACTCAAACCGGGTGAGGCCTTACCCACGGAGACAGAAATCGCTGGCCTTTTTGAGATTAGCCGCATGACAGTTCGGCGGGCCATTTCGGAACTTACTTCAGCGGGAATGGTCCATTCCCAGCAGGGCAAGGGGACCTTTGTTTCTTCGCCCAAATTAAACAATGTCGTATTTGAGTTGAATAATTTTAATCAAGAGATCAAGGACTTTGGCTTAAAGCTCAGTACCAATTTGTTAGGTGCTCATATCGTACGAGCGGATGAGAGGTTATTGAAAATTTTTCAATTAGATAATCCCAATACGCGTTTGCTCTATTTCCGCACCGTATTATCCGCTGAGGATGAGCGTCTCGCTTATGAACGCAAATACATCATTTATACGAAAAGCAAACCCATCTTGGAAACGAATCTAATGGACCCGACGCTTTCGGGATTAGTCACCGCCAACAATGATGTATTGCCTGTGAGCACGAAGAAGATTTTGCAGGTTTCAATAACGACTAAGGAAGAGGCATCAATACTTGGTATAGGGAGTAATGCCCCTGTTTTTGTCGTTGAAGAAACACTATTTGATCTGGAAAATAAGCCCGTCGGTTGGAGTAAATCTATTTATCGTGGCGACCGTTACCAATTAACCGGATATGATGGATGGCTGAGAAAGGATAATCATGGAGGGATGAATCTTGGATGA
- a CDS encoding cobalamin B12-binding domain-containing protein: MDDELLNALADLDEEKTIALVQRHLSEGDSPLKVVEICQLGVEIVGQRYCNGEYYLSDLIMSEEILREVMVILEPLITSEVPANGMTIILGTIEGDIHDLGKNIIHYMLKSSGFRVIDLGVDVSPEAFVRAVNETKAPVIGISVLLSFCISAVKRVVDLLSEAGLRDQVKIIAGGYPVNEIVKDYTGVDYYTNDITNLFDICQKIKAETSFSVGDSRR, encoded by the coding sequence TTGGATGACGAATTGTTAAATGCGCTGGCCGATCTGGATGAAGAGAAAACCATCGCCCTAGTTCAACGACACCTAAGCGAAGGGGACTCCCCCTTAAAAGTTGTTGAGATATGCCAACTGGGAGTCGAAATAGTCGGTCAACGTTATTGTAACGGGGAGTATTACCTATCCGATCTCATCATGTCTGAAGAAATATTGAGAGAAGTTATGGTCATCCTTGAGCCACTGATTACCTCTGAGGTTCCGGCTAACGGGATGACGATTATTCTGGGAACCATCGAGGGCGATATTCATGATTTAGGTAAAAACATTATCCATTATATGTTGAAATCCTCCGGGTTCCGGGTCATCGACTTAGGGGTGGATGTATCTCCTGAAGCTTTTGTTCGCGCAGTTAACGAGACAAAAGCGCCTGTGATAGGGATTAGTGTCTTGTTGTCGTTTTGCATTAGTGCAGTAAAAAGGGTAGTGGATCTACTTTCAGAAGCTGGCTTACGCGATCAAGTTAAAATTATTGCCGGGGGTTATCCGGTTAACGAAATAGTCAAGGACTACACAGGGGTAGATTATTATACCAATGATATTACTAACCTCTTTGACATCTGCCAGAAGATTAAAGCCGAAACATCATTTTCTGTAGGGGACTCGCGACGATGA